The nucleotide sequence ACTAAACACTTCTGCTAAATTTAGAACACATACTGTGACTACAGTAAGTATGTTATAATATTGAGAAGAAGATAGATTAGACACTAATTCTGTGGGTTGATACTGGTCTTCCTTTGGATCTCTTGTCACTCAGGTCATCGCAGCTGAAGGTGAACAAAAGGCATCCAGGGCTCTGAAAGAAGCTGCTGACGTCATCGCCGAGTCCCCTGCCGCTCTGCAGCTGCGATACTTACAAACCCTCAACTCCATCTCTGCAGAAAAGAACTCAACTATCATATTTCCTCTTCCAGTGGACATCATTGGAGGCTTGTTGAAGAAGGAAGAATGAGTCAAACTCAGATGAGAGGAATATTTAATGTGTTGTTTGTCTAACGTGTAAGCTCAACTAGTGACATCTGTTATCAGCATTTGATGAACATTTAACCTACAAAGTTAATTCTGTTAGTATTCAGTACACTGTTTTATGA is from Tachypleus tridentatus isolate NWPU-2018 chromosome 2, ASM421037v1, whole genome shotgun sequence and encodes:
- the LOC143243820 gene encoding band 7 protein AGAP004871-like, with the translated sequence MQSVLDECTDAWGIKVERVEIKDVRLPVQLQRAMAAEAEATREARAKVIAAEGEQKASRALKEAADVIAESPAALQLRYLQTLNSISAEKNSTIIFPLPVDIIGGLLKKEE